A single Hyperolius riggenbachi isolate aHypRig1 chromosome 12, aHypRig1.pri, whole genome shotgun sequence DNA region contains:
- the LOC137541655 gene encoding keratin, type I cytoskeletal 10-like, with translation MSYQKTSASSRASVGGGGGYGASTYSFPGNSGGALGTGGFGSSQSGGAFGGYGGGAAFGGSLSGGAAGGFSAASFGGGPGGHGSFGGAAFGGDGILSGNEKETMQNLNDRLASYLNKVQALEEANADLEIKIKAWYEQHNKDSQQVKDYSKYYNIIEDLKKQIQAATLDNASAVLQIDNARLAADDFKMKYENELCLRQSVEADINGLRKVLDDLNMAKFDLESQLESLTEELLSLKKNHEEEMKSFQGVTGQLSVEMQAAPGIDLTKILNDMRSEYEDLAEKNRRDAEARFNQATQALKQEISSGAEQIQSSKTEITDLKRALQALEIELQAALAMKKSLESNLAETEGNYCVQLGQIQAKISSLEAQLCEVRSDLESQSYEYDQLLDIKTRLEKEIETYRALLDGHPMPVSVPPTPPSQRDPHKTRVVKTIVEELVNGKVVSQKFDSREEKV, from the exons ATGTCCTATCAGAAAACCTCTGCTTCCTCAAGAGCTTCTGTAGGGGGTGGTGGTGGATATGGTGCATCCACCTACTCATTTCCTGGGAACTCCGGAGGAGCATTGGGtacaggaggctttggaagtagCCAAAGTGGAGGTGCTTTTGGTGGCTATGGTGGTGGAGCAGCCTTTGGGGGAAGCCTGAGTGGAGGAGCTGCTGGTGGCTTTAGTGCAGCATCCTTTGGTGGTGGTCCTGGGGGACATGGTAGTTTTGGCGGTGCAGCTTTTGGTGGAGATGGCATTCTTTCTGGAAACGAGAAAGAAACCATGCAAAACCTAAATGACCGCTTGGCCTCATACCTGAACAAAGTACAAGCCCTGGAAGAAGCCAATGCTGACCTTGAAATCAAAATTAAAGCTTGGTATGAGCAGCACAACAAAGATAGTCAGCAAGTCAAGGACTACagcaaatattacaatatcattgAAGACCTTAAGAAGCAG ATCCAAGCAGCCACTCTGGATAATGCAAGTGCTGTCCTCCAAATTGATAATGCCCGTTTGGCAGCTGATGACTTCAAAATGAA ATATGAGAATGAGCTGTGTCTTCGTCAAAGTGTGGAAGCTGATATTAACGGTCTCCGTAAAGTGCTGGATGACCTTAACATGGCTAAATTTGACCTCGAGTCTCAGCTTGAAAGCTTGACTGAAGAGCTTCTGAGCCTGAAGAAGAACCACGAGGAG GAGATGAAGAGCTTCCAGGGAGTCACAGGACAACTTAGTGTGGAGATGCAGGCTGCTCCAGGAATTGACCTTACCAAAATTCTAAATGACATGAGATCTGAATATGAAGATCTTGCTGAGAAAAACAGGCGAGACGCTGAAGCCCGGTTTAACCAAGCG ACTCAAGCCCTCAAGCAGGAAATTTCATCTGGTGCTGAGCAGATACAATCCAGCAAAACTGAAATCACGGATCTCAAGAGAGCTCTACAAGCTCTGGAAATCGAACTACAAGCTGCCCTGGCAATG aaaaAATCACTGGAGAGCAACCTGGCGGAGACAGAGGGCAACTACTGTGTTCAACTTGGGCAAATTCAGGCAAAAATCAGCTCCTTGGAGGCTCAGTTGTGTGAGGTTAggtcagatttggaaagccaaagCTACGAGTACGACCAGCTTCTAGACATCAAGACCAGACTGGAGAAGGAAATTGAAACCTATCGTGCCTTACTGGACGGACATCCCAT GCCAGTTAGCGTACCCCCAACTCCTCCAAGCCAAAGAG